In Patescibacteria group bacterium, the genomic window TTCCCTGGTCGGAACCAAAACCAGTCCCCGTTTTTTTAGGCGGGCTATATTCTGTATCATCGGTATAACAAAGGCCAAGGTTTTACCGGTGCCAGTTTGAGCAATACCCATAAGATCCTGGCCTTGTATAGCTAAAGGAATGGTTTTGCTTTGAATCGGGGTCGGTTTCTTAAAATTATTTCGATCAAGTATCTGCCGTAATTTTGGCGCTATACTCAGACCTTCAAAATTTGTCTCTGATTGGTTGGTCATATTTTTTATATTAGTGTTAGTTATACTTATAAATAAAAATTATTTTCTGGCAGCAAATAAAGCGATAGTCATAAATATTTATTTACGACTTTTATGGCGATCCGTTTCTTTCAAAAATTTCTTGCGCAGACGGATAGACCGCGGGGTAATTTCAAGATACTCATCACTATCCATAAACTCAAGACCACGCTCAATAGTTAAATCAATCGGGGCTATAAGATTAATGGCCTCATCACTGCCTGAGGCCCGCATATTAGTCAGTTTCTTGCCTTTAGTCGGATTGACCGTCATTTCATCGCCTTTGGCTGTATTACCAATAACCATCCCCTCATAGACGACTGTATTGGGTTTAATATAGAGCTGCCCTCTATTCTGTAAATTAAATAAGGCGTAGCCTAAGGCCTTACCTGAAGTCATCGAAACCATGGAGCCGACGGACCGTGATTTGATTTCTCCAACATACTCTTGAAAGCCCAAATTTTCCGAAGAAATAGTCCCCTCCCCTCTGGTGTCCATAATAAATTCCCCCCGATAGCCAAGCAGGCCGCGAGACGGTATTTCAAAAGTCAGACGGGTCATCTCTTGGGTGCATAAATTTGTCATCACTCCTTTACGGCTCTGGAGTTTTTCAATCACGGCACCGGACATTTCATTAGGCACATCAATAGTCACTAATTCAAAAGGTTCCAGGCGCTTATTATTTTTTTCTTTATATATTACATGGGGCTGAGAAACCTGCATCTCATAACCCTCTCTTCTCATCTGTTCAAATAAAATAACCAGGTGCATTTCTCCCCGGCCAAATATTTTGTAGTATTCTTTATTATCAAAATCAATCTTCAAACCGACATTAACCTCCAGTTCTTTTTTTAAGCGTGCTTTTAGCTGACTATTAGTCACCTTTTTTCCCTCTTGCCCGGCCAAGGGTGAATTATTAACCATCAGGTGAACCGAAATGGTCGGCTCATCAACATGAATAGCACTAAGATTTTTCTGGCTTTTACTGTGGCAAATTGTTTCGCCAATATCAATATCACCAATGCCAGAGACCATAGCAATATCCCCGGCTTCAGCTTTATCTACCTCTTGGCGGTCAAAGCCCTGGAAAGTAAAAATCTTGGTAATATTGGAACTTCGAAATTCACCATTCGGCTTCTTGATAATCACCTTTTCTCCTTTTTTTATAACCCCTTCATATACTCGCCCAATACCCATGCGTCCCAGAAAGTCATCATAAGCCAGATTAAAGGGTTGGAAACGTAAAAGTCGACTGGTTTGGTGAGAAGCCACTGGCACTTTTTCTAAAATCATAGCCAAAAGAGGGGTTAAGTCTTTTGATTGATCGGCTAGATTTTTCCGGGCTATTCCCTGAGAACCAATGGTGTAAAT contains:
- the typA gene encoding translational GTPase TypA, coding for MEIRNIAIIAHVDHGKTTLTDALLRQTGLSDETLSMDSDVLEKERGITIYAKNTALFYQGTKINIVDTPGHADFGSEVERVLRSIDSVLLVVDAQEGPMPQTRYVLKKSLELGLRPIVVINKIDKPAARIEAVEEMILELFMNLGANNKQLDFPVIYTIGSQGIARKNLADQSKDLTPLLAMILEKVPVASHQTSRLLRFQPFNLAYDDFLGRMGIGRVYEGVIKKGEKVIIKKPNGEFRSSNITKIFTFQGFDRQEVDKAEAGDIAMVSGIGDIDIGETICHSKSQKNLSAIHVDEPTISVHLMVNNSPLAGQEGKKVTNSQLKARLKKELEVNVGLKIDFDNKEYYKIFGRGEMHLVILFEQMRREGYEMQVSQPHVIYKEKNNKRLEPFELVTIDVPNEMSGAVIEKLQSRKGVMTNLCTQEMTRLTFEIPSRGLLGYRGEFIMDTRGEGTISSENLGFQEYVGEIKSRSVGSMVSMTSGKALGYALFNLQNRGQLYIKPNTVVYEGMVIGNTAKGDEMTVNPTKGKKLTNMRASGSDEAINLIAPIDLTIERGLEFMDSDEYLEITPRSIRLRKKFLKETDRHKSRK